A DNA window from Candidatus Peregrinibacteria bacterium contains the following coding sequences:
- a CDS encoding class IV adenylate cyclase — MKELELKFLEVDREDLVKRLIGAGAVLKVDDILKTVYFDTPDQKIMRSGDLLRVRTFGEKIELCWKDNMRLEDGCKVYDETEVHVSDFENTVKILQSLGYVQAIYFEKKRTEYILADGSKFEIDELPGVPVFVEIEAENAARISELAREFNLEKYETSHLTGEELIKQKYGIELNGLKF; from the coding sequence ATGAAGGAGCTGGAACTCAAATTTTTGGAGGTAGATCGTGAAGATTTGGTTAAGCGTTTGATTGGGGCAGGGGCGGTTTTGAAAGTTGATGATATTTTAAAAACTGTTTATTTTGACACGCCTGATCAAAAAATTATGCGCTCCGGTGACTTGCTTCGAGTGCGAACTTTTGGTGAGAAAATTGAATTATGTTGGAAGGACAATATGCGACTTGAGGATGGTTGCAAAGTTTATGATGAGACTGAAGTGCATGTTTCTGATTTTGAGAATACTGTGAAAATTCTGCAAAGCCTAGGGTATGTGCAGGCGATTTATTTTGAGAAAAAACGTACTGAATATATACTCGCTGATGGTTCGAAATTTGAGATTGATGAGCTTCCGGGCGTTCCTGTTTTCGTTGAAATCGAAGCTGAAAATGCAGCTCGTATTTCAGAGCTTGCTCGTGAATTTAATTTGGAAAAATACGAGACTTCTCACCTAACCGGTGAAGAGCTTATAAAGCAAAAATATGGAATTGAGTTAAATGGTCTTAAATTTTAA